Genomic segment of Methanolobus mangrovi:
CATTTCCTTTCGGGTTCTGAGGGGCAATGCTCCAAACATGTTCTTGACAGCACCTGTGTAGTAGGTTAGTTCATGAGTTTTCATTTTCGGAAGCGATATGATAACATCTGCATCCATAACAGCTCTGGAAATGTGTAACTTAGGAAAATGCATCGCTTCCGGAACATCAATTACCACATAGCCTGCTGTCTGAAAATTAATGAGTTTAACATCATGGTTCTTCGCTACTTCTTCTATCCCGGATGCTTTGAATGCATCAGCAGTTGCTCCTGGATGGGTCATGCCTGAACCATCACCTATGATTGGGATTCCGCCTGCATCTTTTACAAGTTCACACATTGCGGCAACAATAGATGGATGAGTTGTAACGGCATCTTCCGGTTTGCGGGCAGCGAGAACATTGGGTTTGAGGAGTACGTAATCTCCTTCTGAGATTATGGGTTCAAGGCCACCGATGAGTGAGGTGGCCTCGGTAAGATATTCTTTGCATTTAGAATAATCATCACATTGTACAATTGAAACATTGTCTCCCATGCCTGTTATGTAAGGACTATAGGTTAAAATATGTATGGAATATTTTCTTTATGGGGATGTTAGTTTGATATGTATATAATTGAATGAGTGAATACTTCATAATGATAATAATAATGACCTGTAAAAGATGTTCGGAAAGTATATCTATAAAGAAAAAGATAAAACTAGATGTCTATTGAAATGACTTAAACATCTATAATAGAAGGTGGTAAACATAATGAAAAGAGTATTAATTACAATGCTCATCGTGGTGGCACTGTTACCATTGATGACGATAGGGGCTGCTGATGGAGTAATACCTTGGGATGGAAATGGTGCACCAGATGGTGGTACTGTGCTCTGTGATAGCACTGCTTACCCAACTTCTGATGCAGTAGGGTTTGATATCGAAGCAGAAGGAATTATGCAATGGAATTTGGCAAACTCAGATGGCCTAACTGAAGAAAATGTAACGCTCATGGTCAATGGTGTTGAGTTTGATGCATTTTCGAAGACTGGATCTGTGATTAAATTCTTCACTCCTTATTACGAAGGACTCACGCCGACTCCAGACATTAATGTGACTTACATAGGGCCTGCTCCCACCACAACTCCAGTGCTAACTATTTCCCACTACTGTGAGGATGGCGGCATTATTATTCTGGAAGTTCCAGAATTCCCACTTATTGCAGTTCCAATAGCCGCAATAGTTGGTCTGGCATTCTTCTTCCAGCGCAGAAAGGAGTAATCTTACTCCTTTAAATTTTATTTTTTAAAACAACCTTATTCCATTGCTTCTTCTACGCTTTTTCTGATAATGTATCCTGCTTCATGCAGAATAGTGTCACCAATCTGTGCATCCTTTTCCATACTCGCCGTGCATGGATATGAGTGATGGGCGCTTGAAATTGTTTCTTTGTAGTCTTTGATGTCTGACCATTTCAGTTTCTTTGCGACAAACCATGTTGCACCACATGGTGCATCCCTGAGGACCTCCACGTGAGTAAAAAGTCCGTTCACAGGGTCGGTCTCGATCTTTAGTAGTGGACGTCCAAATCCCATACCTACGAAATCATCTATTAATGGCTTTCCTGTAATGTCGAGTGAACAGAATGGTTTGGGACATTCGCATTCCACTCCCTGTGATTCCAGTTTATTTTTCACTTGCTCGGTCAGGCCTGCTGGCACCAAGCGGGAATCGTCTACTGGTATTATGGCGGCCTTTGCACCGGTCATTGCTGCAATGTCAGGAACCGCTGTTAACAGGTCAGGATGTAGGTCAATGGCAATAATAAGGTCAGAAAGGGGCAGATTATCAGGTATATATTCCATGGGTTCTTCGACGAAATCCGGGAGGTCTGTGCGTAATTCAAAAAGACCAACTATCATGGGTGCAAAGCTCGCCCTTGGCTCTCGGCAGTGGTCGCACAGTTCACCACACGACACACAAAAACTATCCGAATTAACGAGGTTGCCAACAACTTTCTTCCCAAATTCTCCTGAATAAAAAATGCTCAGACGCATGCAACAGAGTATATATATGATACTAAATAAAGTTCCCTACTTATTTTCCTGAGCTTTTAGTATGAACTATGCCCATGATATGTGCAGGTATACAACCAATTGCGGTACATGTTTCAAGAGAAATTCCCTGGGAAGTGATGTCAAGGTGATGCTTTGCAAGGCCAAATAGGTCTTTGGGGAGCCCTTTGCGTCCAAGTCCCACAAGTATCAGGAAAGACTTGTTATGTATTATCTCATCTGCAATGGCTTCTGGTGTGATAGAGAATTTCTTTTCCGGTTTTGAAGTTGTCACAACTACCGAACCTAACTGTGACTGGAATCCTTTTTTCGGCAGGTCAAAAACGAATAAATGTTTTTTTTCATGTAACATCTTCAGATATTTACCGGATTCTCCGATAGTTGTTTTATCCGCCACGTATTCTACCAGTTCATCTGCAGTCATCTTAAAAGGAAAATCAAAAAGAGCAAGTGAAAATCCAAATGCATAACATATAGGTGCAGCTCTTGCTATTGCCCTGTAATGAGCATCCAGAACTTTGATCTTATCATACGTATTAACTATACCTAATGTCAGCACCGATATCACCTTTTCTTAATTTCAAGACGCAACACAGATTGTTTACAGTTATTAAACCTGTTGCATCCAGCACAATCCTCCCACAGTTCTTTCTTTTCAGAATCCTCAAGTTTGATAAAACCTAGCTTTTCAAAAAAAGAAGGTGAGGTGGTTCTTGTAAACAGGAATTCCTGTCCTTCTATATCTGTTATCAGATAATCAAGCAACATACGGCCAATTCCTTTTCCGCGATAATTCGGATGAACTGCTATGGAGTGAACCTCTGGTATTTTTTCTACCATCAGGCAAGCTGCTCCAATAACTTTGTCATCAATGGTCGCAATTACAAAATCCTCTACGGCAATGCCTTCGATGTCCAGGAAATAGGTGGACATCAGCACTTCAATATGTACTTCGTCTTCGAGTTCTGCTCTTCGGATTGTGACTTCAGGATTCATAATATTTCATCCATGCTTCCGCTTCTGAATCCTTCCATATCCAGAGTAATGTAACTAAAACCGATTTTCTTCAGGTATGATGCAATATCTTCCCGTATTTGTAACAATGCATTCATGTCTTCAGGAAGAATTTCAATGCGGGCAATTCCTCTGTGGTCTCGCACTCTTAGTTCCTGGAATCCTAGTTTGATAAGAAAATCCTCAGCCATTTCCGCTCTTTTGATGGCTTCCTCAGTCAGAGCGTCACCATATGGAATACGGGATGCCAGACATGGGGAAGGGGTTTTATCTGCAACAGAAAGTCCAAGTTCTCTTGCGATCTGCCTAATTTCATCCTTATTTACGTCAAATTCAATATAGGGCGAATATACACTATCTCCTGCTTCGTCGATTGCCTTTTTTCCCGGCCTGTAAGAGTTGAGGTCTGAAGCATTGCTTCCTTCTATAATGACATTAAAATCCAGTTCTTCCCTTACAGAATTTAAAACACCAATTATCTCTTTTTTACAGTGGTAACATCGATCAGGGCTGTTTTCAGCTATGAGGGGAAAATCAAGTTCATTTACGTAGAGGATCCTGTGCGCAATACCAATCTCTTCTGCAACTCTTTTTGTACATTCCAGTTCCCTTTTCGGAAATGAATGGTTTTTGATTGTTACAGCAACTGCCTTTTTTCCAAGTACTTCGTGGGATATGGATGCAAGAACAGAACTGTCCACGCCACCTGAAAAGGCAATTATGACACTTTCCTTCTCAGAGATATCTTTTTTTAATAATTCCAGTTTTTCATTAAGCATTTGCTGAGAATATGTGACATATAATATAATAGCATATTCTCACAAAACGTAAAATAGGATTCAGACGTATAACTTATAATACTTTTAACAATGGTGATAATGGATGGCATTTTTCGGAACTAATGGTGTAAGGGGAATAGCGAACGAATACATAACTCCTCAACTGGCGATTGATGTTGCAAGAAGTTTGGGAACCTATATGGGATCAAGCGGAGTTGTTGCTATAGGCAGGGACACAAGAGCTTCAGGTGAGATGCTCAAATCCGCTGCAATAGCAGGTGCACTCTCAGCAGGTCTTACAGTGATCGATGTAGGTATCTGTCCTACTCCATCTGTTCAATATTATGTGAAAGAACATGCAGACGCAGGAATTGTTATAACTGCATCTCACAACCCCCGGGAATACAATGGAATAAAACTGATTGCAGGTGACGGGACTGAACTATCAAGGGAAGCAGAAAAAGAAATAGAAAAGTTATACTATTCAAAAGAGTTCAGCGCCGCACCCTGGCAAAAAACCGGGGACTTACGTCATGATGGCAATGCCAACGAGTATTACATGCGGGGTATTATCAATTCTGTAGACCACGAATTGATACGCGGGAAGAAGTTTAAGGTCGTAGTAGACACCGGATGCGGTGCCGGGTCAGTTACGCTCCCCTTCCTCCTTCAGAAACTTGGATGTGAGGTTCTGACCCTCAATGGCCAGGTAGATGGAACATTCCCATGGAGAAATCCGGAACCAACGCCTGATGTACTTACGGAGCTTGCGGACATCGTTAAGAGTTCAGGTGCAAGCATGGGAGTTGCACAGGATGGGGATGCGGACCGTGCAGTATTCTTTGATGAGAACGGCAATTTCATCGAGGAAGAGGTCTTGCTTGCAATGATGGCAAAATATGTGCTTGAAAGGAAAACGGGAACTATTGTAACTCCTGTCAGTTCCTCTTCACGCATGCTTGATGTTGCCAAGGAAGCAGGCGTTGAACTCATCTGGACTGCTGTTGGTTCTATCAACGTTGCACGTAAGATGATGGATACAGGCGCTGTCTTTGGTGGTGAGGGTAATGGAGGACTTATTTTCCCTGAACATCAGTATTGCCGTGATGGTGCCATGGCATGTGCAAAGTTCCTGGAGATCATCGCAAACGGGCAGAAGTTGTCTGAACTTGCTCAAAGTGTGCCCGCATACTTCAATTCAAAGACCAAGGTTAGGGCAGAAGACCTTCAAAGTACCATGGAACAGGTCAAAAAGGAAGTGCTCTCAAAGGACAATGAAGTTGACACAACAGACGGCGTAAAAATATGGTATGATGATGGGTGGGTACTCATCAGGCCGTCTGGAACTGAGCCGATAATCCGCATATTTGCAGAATCAAAGACAAAGGAAAGGGCAGATGCTTTGATGAATGAAGGTGTTGAACTGGTAAACAGTTCTAAATGATCAGGCCTTTCCTCTTGATTCACCAAGAACTATTCCTGTTGCAATAAGATGAGCCACTCTCAGTGGCTCAGGGATATTGCTCCTCGTTGATGAAATATTCACAATTCTGGCAGCTAATTCCTGCTTAATCCCGCAGCACTGGATAAATACGGGGTTGCATGCATCCTTTGTAATCACTTTGCTGATGTTGCCAGCTTTTTTGATAATTTTCATTCTCTTCTCTTTTTCAGGAAGATGGGAAAGGGCCGTTTCTATTTTTTCAAAATCCGGAAGGTTTCTCATCAGTACAATTACCGGTATATTCGTTTCTTCATTAAGCTGAATGATATCTACAGGATTAAAACCTCCGTAGGTAACGCCGTCAAGCATTATCACCCGGATTTGCAGAAAATGTTTACTCTGACGCACCATTTCAATTATACGGGTTGTGGCATCCAAGCCATCACGGCTGATGTCTGAGCGAAGTACGCCGTCAAGCCACATACCGCCACGGAAAAAAGCTCCGACTATTGTAATAGTATCACTTATGAGTGCAGAATCGTCTATTCCTAATATGCGAATCTCGTCTTTTATATGAAAATATCCTTTCACAAAAAAGTATTATGAAAAAAGGTAATGAAGTAACTTGCCAGCAGGAAAGCTTAAATGAACATTCCTTCCGGAAGAACTTCTGTTTTAGTTTCTTTCTTTGCCATTACTTTCTGCACGGATTCAAGGAAATCATCCATACCGATAGTCTCTTTATTGAACCGGACGGCAAGCATACCTGCCTCCATGACAATAGCATTGAGATCTGCACCGCTTGCATTCTCGGTAAGTTTGGCCAGCTTCTTAAAGTCAATGGTGTCTGCAACTGACATGAAGCGGGTGTGTATCTTAAAGATATTCTCACGGGCTCCTTCATCCGGCATAGGTACATTTACAATCCTGTCAAACCTTCCTGGTCTGAGTATCGCAGGGTCAAGCACATCGATTCTGTTGGTGGCTGCTATTATCCTTACATCGCCTCTGTTGTCAAATCCATCCATTTCTGCAAGCAACTGCATGAGGGTTCTCTGCACTTCACGGTCTGCACCGTTTGTATCATTCAGACGCCTTGAAGCTATGGCATCCAGTTCATCTATAAAGATAATACTTGGGGATTTCTTCCTCGCCATTTCAAAAAGTTCCCTGACAAGTTTTGCACCATCGCCAATATACTTCTGTATCAGCTCGGAACCTACTACTCTTATGTATGTGGCTTCGGTTCTGTGTGCAACAGCTTTTGCCAGTAAGGTCTTTCCTGTTCCTGGTTCGCCGAAGAGAAGAACGCCCTTTGGTGGGGTGATGCCTATACGTGTGAAAGATTCCGGTTTTGTCAAAGGCAATTCGACGGATTCTATCAGTTCTTGTATCTGTGAGTCAAGTCCTCCGATATCTTCATAGTCGACATCCTGTGATTCCAGTACTTCCATTGCTGAAACTGCAGGATCTTCACTTGTGGGGATTACTTCCACGATGGCAAGTGTTTGCTGATTCAGTGCAACCTTTACACCCGGTAAAAGTGAATCTTCATTCAGGTACTGTGATACGTTTACCATGAACTGCGGTCCGGTGGAACTCCTTACAAGGACCTTTTCCTCGCTTATAACATCCATTATGGTTGCAACTACAAGGGGTACGGTTTTCAGACGGTCTACTTCTGCCTGTAATCTGCGGACCTCGCGTTCGTATTTGAGTTTCTGGCTCTCAACAAAACGTTTTTCAGACTCTACCTGGTCGCATTGTTCTTTCAGGAGGTTATTCCTGGATTCTAGCTGTCTCATACGGTCAAGCAGAT
This window contains:
- a CDS encoding PEF-CTERM sorting domain-containing protein; amino-acid sequence: MKRVLITMLIVVALLPLMTIGAADGVIPWDGNGAPDGGTVLCDSTAYPTSDAVGFDIEAEGIMQWNLANSDGLTEENVTLMVNGVEFDAFSKTGSVIKFFTPYYEGLTPTPDINVTYIGPAPTTTPVLTISHYCEDGGIIILEVPEFPLIAVPIAAIVGLAFFFQRRKE
- a CDS encoding DUF166 domain-containing protein; protein product: MRLSIFYSGEFGKKVVGNLVNSDSFCVSCGELCDHCREPRASFAPMIVGLFELRTDLPDFVEEPMEYIPDNLPLSDLIIAIDLHPDLLTAVPDIAAMTGAKAAIIPVDDSRLVPAGLTEQVKNKLESQGVECECPKPFCSLDITGKPLIDDFVGMGFGRPLLKIETDPVNGLFTHVEVLRDAPCGATWFVAKKLKWSDIKDYKETISSAHHSYPCTASMEKDAQIGDTILHEAGYIIRKSVEEAME
- a CDS encoding DUF531 domain-containing protein gives rise to the protein MLTLGIVNTYDKIKVLDAHYRAIARAAPICYAFGFSLALFDFPFKMTADELVEYVADKTTIGESGKYLKMLHEKKHLFVFDLPKKGFQSQLGSVVVTTSKPEKKFSITPEAIADEIIHNKSFLILVGLGRKGLPKDLFGLAKHHLDITSQGISLETCTAIGCIPAHIMGIVHTKSSGK
- a CDS encoding GNAT family N-acetyltransferase gives rise to the protein MNPEVTIRRAELEDEVHIEVLMSTYFLDIEGIAVEDFVIATIDDKVIGAACLMVEKIPEVHSIAVHPNYRGKGIGRMLLDYLITDIEGQEFLFTRTTSPSFFEKLGFIKLEDSEKKELWEDCAGCNRFNNCKQSVLRLEIKKR
- the larE gene encoding ATP-dependent sacrificial sulfur transferase LarE, which encodes MLNEKLELLKKDISEKESVIIAFSGGVDSSVLASISHEVLGKKAVAVTIKNHSFPKRELECTKRVAEEIGIAHRILYVNELDFPLIAENSPDRCYHCKKEIIGVLNSVREELDFNVIIEGSNASDLNSYRPGKKAIDEAGDSVYSPYIEFDVNKDEIRQIARELGLSVADKTPSPCLASRIPYGDALTEEAIKRAEMAEDFLIKLGFQELRVRDHRGIARIEILPEDMNALLQIREDIASYLKKIGFSYITLDMEGFRSGSMDEIL
- the glmM gene encoding phosphoglucosamine mutase translates to MAFFGTNGVRGIANEYITPQLAIDVARSLGTYMGSSGVVAIGRDTRASGEMLKSAAIAGALSAGLTVIDVGICPTPSVQYYVKEHADAGIVITASHNPREYNGIKLIAGDGTELSREAEKEIEKLYYSKEFSAAPWQKTGDLRHDGNANEYYMRGIINSVDHELIRGKKFKVVVDTGCGAGSVTLPFLLQKLGCEVLTLNGQVDGTFPWRNPEPTPDVLTELADIVKSSGASMGVAQDGDADRAVFFDENGNFIEEEVLLAMMAKYVLERKTGTIVTPVSSSSRMLDVAKEAGVELIWTAVGSINVARKMMDTGAVFGGEGNGGLIFPEHQYCRDGAMACAKFLEIIANGQKLSELAQSVPAYFNSKTKVRAEDLQSTMEQVKKEVLSKDNEVDTTDGVKIWYDDGWVLIRPSGTEPIIRIFAESKTKERADALMNEGVELVNSSK
- a CDS encoding endonuclease dU translates to MKGYFHIKDEIRILGIDDSALISDTITIVGAFFRGGMWLDGVLRSDISRDGLDATTRIIEMVRQSKHFLQIRVIMLDGVTYGGFNPVDIIQLNEETNIPVIVLMRNLPDFEKIETALSHLPEKEKRMKIIKKAGNISKVITKDACNPVFIQCCGIKQELAARIVNISSTRSNIPEPLRVAHLIATGIVLGESRGKA
- a CDS encoding proteasome-activating nucleotidase, translated to MSETTDSDFEHRRYDFTSVNKADYDYVGSDNEEDFSKYLLDRMRQLESRNNLLKEQCDQVESEKRFVESQKLKYEREVRRLQAEVDRLKTVPLVVATIMDVISEEKVLVRSSTGPQFMVNVSQYLNEDSLLPGVKVALNQQTLAIVEVIPTSEDPAVSAMEVLESQDVDYEDIGGLDSQIQELIESVELPLTKPESFTRIGITPPKGVLLFGEPGTGKTLLAKAVAHRTEATYIRVVGSELIQKYIGDGAKLVRELFEMARKKSPSIIFIDELDAIASRRLNDTNGADREVQRTLMQLLAEMDGFDNRGDVRIIAATNRIDVLDPAILRPGRFDRIVNVPMPDEGARENIFKIHTRFMSVADTIDFKKLAKLTENASGADLNAIVMEAGMLAVRFNKETIGMDDFLESVQKVMAKKETKTEVLPEGMFI